The following are encoded in a window of Rosa chinensis cultivar Old Blush chromosome 4, RchiOBHm-V2, whole genome shotgun sequence genomic DNA:
- the LOC121052672 gene encoding uncharacterized protein LOC121052672 — translation MRRKCTAKYQKDSIIRDTREELRSGLSQQLNSEDEDEGFVGQHDVDPRDYKAAMRASRQSEWEREQGISRGVSGPGGTSRSQPKFDRSKSVRQEHEDQPQASFPQSLYKSNAAKQKSIIDSMSMGSLKEKLGQVCGKFFIYTNVPAYKAESHEYKNMIIGAQECPNVPPPSSFQIMNKYLAMEHKEITEYINSQRKMWKTYGCTIMADGWSGPTRMQVINFMVYCKGKTVFLKSVNASSDIRDHKYIAKLFKDVIDEVGKENVVQICTDNGSAFVKAGKTLSERYNFYWTPCAAHCIDLMFEDIGKKKKVSDVITIARLVTVYIYNHGWVLALMRKICNGDLIRPGPTRFATNYISLQSLFQKKAGLKQLFTCDDWVTSKYSRSKEGRRIEELVLENMFWDNVQAVISIYEPLYGVLRIVDTEVNPTMPMLYDLFKKVRIKLEEVRNTVWVRKIINDRWFKQLCHPLHAAAYYLNPMFQYSEGIGDDPELLDALHSVFAKLDPNSIGIAQFGNEIISFRYSSYGFGRPAAIAARKAMTSYEWWNMYGGDAPTLRKLAMKILSQTTSSSACERNWSTFALIHTKQRNRLAHNKLEQIVYCYYNMKLQLRDAKAAADRVAETSYLDLFNIAADIGAEETADPIYHWVRPLHLDDAAGNPDPNIATHARGMGIDVDEVMKKEVTDHSDESDGSGYKLSRGTSEKSIDDHNDDDDDDDGDDGNTGGGSRYHAYGGSTRDNSCDNSSYDDTNREANYGNDRGSDKSWHYNQYSSDDHTTYPDANREYNSRARDTQGRRDSHLSLNEFESLSSSLGSMDIGTQYSDNPNPFHSHYPHHEMSSTSESTYGIGSSSQGGSTYGLFDHSSSQMSHASYNETPYWFNHMDRTTS, via the exons ATGAGGAGAAAATGTACTGCAAAATATCAAAAGGATTCAATAATCCGTGATACTCGAGAAGAATTGCGATCAGGGTTATCACAACAATTGAActctgaagatgaagatgaaggttttgTAGGTCAGCATGATGTAGATCCCCGTGATTATAAAGCTGCTATGAGAGCATCAAGACAATCAGAATGGGAAAGGGAGCAAGGTATAAGTAGAGGTGTTTCAGGGCCTGGAGGGACAAGTCGAAGCCAACCAAAATTTGATAGATCAAAAAGTGTACGACAAGAGCATGAAGACCAACCTCAAGCTTCATTCCCACAGTCACTTTATAAATCCAATGCTGCAAAACAAAAGAGCATCATTGACTCCATGTCAATGGGAAGCCTCAAGGAGAAGCTTGGTCAAGTATGTGGGAAGTTTTTCATATATACCAATGTCCCTGCGTACAAAGCGGAATCTCATGAGTACAAAAACATGATAATTGGAGCACAAGAGTGTCCAAATGTTCCTCCGCCAAGTTCGTTTCAGATAATGAACAAATATTTGGCCATGGAACATAAGGAAATAACTGAATATATAAATAGCCAAAGAAAAATGTGGAAAACATATGGCTGCACCATAATGGCTGATGGGTGGTCCGGTCCAACAAGAATGCAAGTTATCAACTTCATGGTTTACTGTAAGGGTAAGACTGTGTTTTTGAAGTCTGTCAATGCATCAAGTGATATAAGGGATCACAAATACATTGCCAAGCTATTTAAAGATGTCATTGATGAAGTGGGGAAGGAGAATGTGGTTCAAATATGTACCGATAATGGCTCAGCATTTGTGAAGGCTGGTAAAACATTATCGGAACGTTATAACTTCTATTGGACTCCATGTGCTGCACACTGCATCGACTTAATGTTTGAAGAtattggtaaaaagaaaaaggtaagTGATGTGATTACTATTGCTAGACTCGTGACTGTATATATCTACAATCACGGATGGGTGCTTGCTCTTATGAGAAAAATATGTAATGGTGATTTGATTCGACCAGGACCAACACGGTTTGCCACTAATTACATTTCTCTTCAAAGCCTTTTCCAAAAGAAGGCTGGACTTAAACAATTGTTTACTTGTGATGACTGGGTTACTAGCAAATATAGTCGAAGCAAGGAGGGAAGACGTATAGAGGAACTCGTTCTTGAAAACATGTTTTGGGACAATGTGCAAGCAGTGATTTCTATTTACGAGCCATTATACGGTGTTCTTCGAATAGTTGACACAGAGGTTAACCCGACAATGCCAATGCTGTATGATTTATTTAAGAAGGTGAGAATAAAGCTAGAAGAAGTCAGGAATACAGTTTGGGTCAGAAAAATCATCAACGATAGATGGTTTAAGCAATTGTGTCATCCATTACATGCAGCAGCTTATTATTTGAATCCAATGTTCCAGTAtagtgaaggaattggtgatgaTCCAGAGCTACTAGACGCCCTTCACTCAGTTTTTGCAAAGTTAGACCCAAACTCCATAGGCATCGCACAATTCGGAAATGAG ATTATAAGCTTTAGATACTCATCATACGGATTTGGAAGACCAGCTGCCATTGCTGCAAGGAAAGCAATGACTTCATATGAATGGTGGAACATGTATGGGGGTGATGCACCTACACTTCGTAAATTGGCAATGAAGATCCTATCTCAAACCACATCATCTTCTGCTTGCGAGCGAAATTGGAGCACATTTGCTCTTATCCATACGAAGCAAAGAAATCGTCTGGCACATAACAAACTCGAGCAAATTGTGTATTGTTATTACAACATGAAGCTACAATTGCGAGATGCAAAAGCCGCTGCAGATAGAGTTGCGGAGACCAGTTATTTAGACCTATTCAATATAGCTGCAGATATAGGTGCGGAGGAAACTGCTGATCCAATATACCATTGGGTTCGACCTTTACATTTAGATGATGCAGCAGGAAATCCAGATCCAAATATAGCAACTCATGCTCGTGGAATGGGAATTGATGTGGATGAGGTAATGAAGAAAGAAGTAACAGATCATTCTGATGAAAGTGATGGAAGTGGTTATAAATTATCAAGAGGCACTAGTGAAAAATCAATTGATGatcataatgatgatgatgatgatgatgatggtgatgatggtaATACTGGTGGTGGTAGCAGATATCATGCCTATGGTGGTAGTACACGTGATAACTCGTGTGACAATAGTAGTTATGACGACACTAATCGTGAGGCGAATTATGGAAATGACAGGGGGAGTGACAAATCATGGCACTACAACCAATATAGTAGTGATGATCATACTACTTATCCTGATGCAAATCGTGAATACAATTCTAGAGCTAGGGATACACAAGGAAGACGCGATAGCCATTTGTCTCTAAATGAGTTTGAATCACTTTCTTCAAGTCTTGGCTCAATGGACATAGGAACTCAATATAGTGATAACCCTAACCCATTCCATTCTCATTATCCTCATCATGAAATGAGTTCTACCTCAGAAAGTACTTACGGAATTGGATCAAGCTCACAAGGTGGAAGCACATATGGCCTTTTTGATCATTCTTCGTCCCAAATGTCGCATGCTTCATACAATGAAACACCATATTGG TTCAACCACATGGATCGAACCACATCGTAG